The sequence CTCTGGTGAAAACGTGATAGGCTGCTGCGTTAAAGGAGGGGAGGTGGATTTACTGTACACTTCTAGGTCATTTACTGTGTCAGCGTACTTCTGCATAGCATTGTCACAAAGAGAGTCTGAACTGCCTTCTGCCCGGTTCAAGTCCATGTTCACATCATGTAGTTCTTCTTTGGTCTCTGTTGAATTGTCAACAACAGAATATCTATTAGAGGGAAAAGCACCAGGGAAATCATTTGGTACTGGGTCACAGCTTTGTATAAAGGGTTGCACTTCACTAATGAAGAGGTTGGATTGTTCCTTTATTGCTGTGCTCCTTTTTATGCTTGGGCTCTGATAGCCTGTTCCTATTTGAATGATGTCTTTAAAAAGGCAATGATCATAATCAGTGCCTGTTGAAAGAGCAACATTAGTTACCTCTGACGCTTCAAAGTTGTTTTTCGTCACACTGTTTTCCAATGAACTAATTTCATTATGTCCTGTGTCATTTTTACCTATGCTTAGCAGTTTCTCTGGCAAAGGTAACATTGCAATGTCATCTACTGATGATGGAAACTGAAGGGCAAAGTGACTTTGCGAGTGATTCTTTAATTCTACTTCACAAGTGTTGGAAAATCTATCTGAATTGTGCATTTGTTCCTGGGTTTTCTTGGACTGCACTCTTTCTAAAAGTAACTTGGCTGTCAgtgactttctttttccacatacGTCTTTTGCCAGGGTTTCAGAAGAGCAGGTGGCAAAGTTTTTTGACTGACCGTTCGCATTCATAGAGTTGCAATGTGCAGTTTCAGCTTTTCCCAATTCAGTGTTAGAACCTCTTTCTGcatcttcttttgttttgttgtcacAGTTGTCAGTCTCTTTTGACAAGGATCCTGAACTGCTACTTCTTGATATTCTGCTACTAGATGATCTTTCACTGCTTCCTGAATCCCTGGCGGAACAACTTTTGGAGCTACGGTAGCTTCTACTTCTACTATGCACTTTGCCAAAATGCCGGTGTCTACGTCTGCTGTGTTTAGATCTGTCTCTATGTTGTAAAACTTTTTGTCTTGAATATCTTTGATACTTAATTGTGCCCCTCTGTGTACAGTTTCTAGTTCTGTGACTTCTACTACGACAAAGATAATCCCTGTCTGTATCATCAGAAGTGAAAATACACTTGTGCTTTCTGTGTTTACATTTGTGCCTTTCAgctgtcttgcttttttttttacaacaaaaaagcaaatgatttCTGCTGTGATTGTTCAGTGTGGGACTTGTGTAGCTCATGTAGCTACTCGTACCGCTAACTGAAGTGTCAGAATAGCTGGAACGTCTGTCAGAGGAGGACTTTTGAGGAGATGGAAATCTCCAGCATCTCGTGTAACTTCCACatccttcattttctgaataCCTGCTGTTTGAACAGGATTTATAACTAAGAAAACTTCCACTAGAGTCTTTGCCACTGTCACTTATGTCACTGCTGCAGCTAGCCACATCTTGAATGGATCTGCAGTCATTTTGGTTTTCACGGTTTTCCtcagaataaattaaatgacattttgcaGCTTTAGACTTTTTAATCCTAgacataaaagcagaaaaggaaatgctttcatttctaatgttctgtttttttctttcacagctaTGAAAATGATGCTTTGAGGGTCTTCTCAGTGTTGTTGTATGAAGACCTTTTTCTGTCACATAATCCTTTTGTGAGACATCAAGGTAAGCAGGCACTTTGGGtatattttcattcaaataatCTGCAATGCATTTTTGACCATTTTCACTCATTTCTTTCCCTATGTCTGACTCAGCTTTTTGCTTGGTCTTTCTTGGATTTAGGGAACCTTTCATCTTCTTTGGTTTCAACAACTGATTATCTTGTTCATTTGACATTTGCTTGTGTTTTATTAAACCTGAGGCTTCATTTTCATCTGCAGTCTTATTTATAGAGTGCTCTTTAcagcttgctttgtttgtttcatGCTGTTTACCATCTCTGTGATTTAAAGAGAGTCTGAAGTCAAAATACAATGGATTACAGCCATATGAAATACAGGGCTCAGTTTTTGTAAACAAGAGTAATTCTGTGGGCCACTGCAGAGCAGTGGTGCCATCTTTGCTCACTACATGGAGGAAAGGCAATGCCTGGGGCTTAACCTCTTTAACCACGGTCTCCCTTGGAAGCTTTTCCATGTTCCCATTTGTGGTTTCTGAACTCTCCAaagatctttctctttttaccGCCACAGGATTGTCATTAATGTTGCTTGTGCATGCCAGCTGAGGTTCTGGCTCTTGTGGGAGCTCAGGTAACTGGTCAGGCAGGTGGGCATTGCTGTGCTTGTAGGTGTTCAGCTGTGTACAAAAATTGCTAGCTTGGCATGAAGGTGAAACGAGAGATTCTAACAGTTGCTCAGACTCATTCAATTTGCTCTCTTGCTCTGGTTCTCTAAGTGaaccagaaaaatctgaatttgaaagctgtattttgaCTTTGGAAAATGAAGGATGAGCACTGACCTTTTCTTCTAATTCTCTATCACTACTTTTATCATTTTCCTTtagcattttcagttttgcGGCTACATGACTTGATGCACTGTTATCCAAATCCATTTGGTCTTGTGTAATAGGTGGCCCTTTATCCAAGCTTGCTTTCACGTCCTCCTCCAAAAATGTGCCAGAACGACAGCCCTCGagagcttgctttgttttatggTTCAGGGATTCACTGCAATCATTTCCTTCTTCAGAGTTCTCACTGAAGACTGATGCCGAGGACTCGAGCTTCAAAGGGACCTTTTTAGAGAACGAGAAAGACACTCCTGCCCTTTGAGAAGTATTGGTGCTATCTGGGAACACTTGTGAGACTTGATTTCCAAGTGCATGGGGTCTTTCAGTAGGGGACTGGTACCTACTTATGATAAGCTGCTGTTTCTCTAGTACGCTGCTGGAGAAACCCTGTCCTTCACTCGTGGTGGTTCTTTGAGAACTAGTTGTGATCTTGCTGCCCTTGTACAGGAAAATGCCATCTGGTGATTGCTGTTTTTCCATGACTAATCTGGGGGCTTTAAGCAATGGTCCACTCCCAGTGATGCTGCAAagtaataaacaaacaaaaaagaaagctgtattAAGTAACCAAGTTAAGAGAGATCTCGCATTTGACAATGTCTGTCTGGTAAAGAAGGGTGTCACTCATGCTGTTATGAGGGAAAACTAAGTTTCTAAAGTTACTAAAGGGCAAATGTGCAGACTAGCCCTGAGCTTGGGCTTCTATATGGGCAAGACAGTCTTTACATACAGCAAATTATATGATTCGAAGTCAGCACATGAATGCTCTTTTTCAGAGTTATGCTCATGTACCTCCAGAATAAACAATAATTGTCTTTACTCTGAATTTATACCAAGGAGAATCTGGTCTGTAGTTATTCTTGGTTTTCTGAGAGgcatctgcaaaaaaaatcGTGCCTTGTTCAAAATGAGACTTCCACCTGGAGCATCTGCAGAATCAAACTCTGTAAGAGAAAAGGCAGCATTCTGCTTGCTTGGGGCCAGGAGGGGgtatgtatgattttttttaagagtagatttttattttatctttatattATTCCACAATAAATGACTTTGTGAAATATTCAAAGAGTTATTAATGCTAAAGTTATAACCAAACATTGGTGGGGAAAAGGATACAACGTGGATTTCCATCAATGTTAATGGCaacttcagtgttttcattatCAACTACCATTTGACTGACTTTGccatattttccttctgtattctACTttcattaattacatttttcctcttcctaaaACCTGATAGATTTTAAATCTCCGAGTTAGCTTTctagtacttaaaaaaaatacagtcaacCTATTCTAAGTCCTTAACAAACAAGGTAAATCATTGATTTCTTGCAATAGATAATTAACTGAGATTGGAATGACTGTTGCCATTTTCCATTAGAGATGAGACATATATAGACACAATACAAATGTTATtccaagtaatattttaaatgtgcatttcaTTAGACCAATTATCTACATTTGCTATCAATGCAGTACTACAGTACACTTACATGAAAAAATTTTGGAACCAGTTTCAGTAAAGAGTTTGATTAAAAAttagagaatattttaattaaatgtaagtAAATTATGACTGCCAGATCTGCATTACAGCTATCTATAAATAGGCTAGCATATTTTATAAATGCTATAAAAATGCATTGATCTTCAGCAGTGGGAACAACATAAAGACTCCCTAGAGTAGGGTCAACTCGGAGTGTGAGAATATATATGCATTTCTGagaatatatttgcatttgccACAAATTTGGCACCAGGAGATACAAATTCACCCCTATTTGTACATCAAGAAGGAATTATCTCTTGGAGAAGGCATGTAAAGAGATCCTTTTCAAAGTCTCCTtggaacaggaaaataaagctgcattttcagtttttctgtgcATGAGATTAACAGTAATTTTGATGTCAAATTGTATTAACTTGTTGTAAGGAACTCTGTTGGAACCTGAGACACAGTACTCAGGGACAATaacaagtgtgtgtgtgtgtgtgtgtgtgtagactTTTGATTAGAAAGGCTGACTTTCTGTCTTGCCTGAGCAACTGGGAACGCTACCCCTCTGCCAAGATCACAGCTCTCAGCCGCTCCCGAACCTATTAGTCATTACAAACAGCAATAGCAAGCACTGTCTTTTCAGGCTCTTTGTAAAGGATTATGGATTCCTGGCTCTTTCTAAAACCAAACTTTTTCCCTCCCAGTCTCACTCTGGCTTTCCTATTATCACGGACCTGATCAGTCTATCTGAGACTACATCTTCAAACGCGTGGGCATAAAGGCATCTTTCCACAGGCAGTTACATTTCTTTCAGTAGGTTTGTATGAAAATGGAGTTGTAACCATAAAAGTGATACATTAGCACTAAACTGTTATATTTCAGCAGATTACTCAAAAGCAATTACATAGGCCAAAATGAGTGTATAATAAACTCTGAATGTTATTATTTCCAAGGTACAGTAAGCTTgatctgaatttaaaagaatgcCAGTTTAATTATCTACTTAACTCATTATGGTCATAGGTTAACATAAACAATTGGTCTGGTGGCAATCTATTCTACTGAAGCATTCAGTGTCATTAAACAAAGGACATATCTCAAATGTAGAGGTTTATTAGTGCAAACTTTGTACTGTATCTTGATATTCATCAATAGACCTAACAGTATTGGATAAACTTAACTCACTTAATTACTTGTTTTCCATTCACATAATGATACTTCCATTACTCTACAGAGAAACTGTGAGAATAATCTTAGTATACTAAAAGTAGTGAAAACGATTCACAGACTAACTATAGATGCTCGAAAAGGTGCTTTTCCTCTCCCGTTCACTTACTATCAAACAATAAGAGAGTGATACTAATCTGTTCAGGTCAGTTTGAAAAAGGTAAAATGGTGATTTTATAAAAACGTCTTCAAACCACTCAGTTCAGAAGAGATGACATTAACTAGctacaggagagagaaacacaAACCTTCAAATAGCAAGTAATTAATTCAGGGGCTTTCAATTTTATGGTTTGCAGAACAGGAACATTTGGAGTTGGGTACAGCTGAAAACAGGTTACAGTATACACAATCTCTGTACATTACAGAGTGTAGGAGTAAAAATATGAAGATTTCTTCTGGGACTGAGGAAAGAGGgcattaaaatgtaatataaattttaaatacttgcCATTCTGACTGCTTCCGTAACTCTGCAAGCTGATGGAGCCGCTTGAgtgctttttcctgtttcttctcatCTTTCCATGACTTTGAAGCCACATTTCGAGCAaattctctttgttttaaatctttcaaTCTCTgtgtgaaaagaacaaaaagagaagGGATTAAATATGTACACAGCAGATGCATTTCCTCTTACtcaatttatttgcttttggtGAAGCTAGTATGCAAATGGAGagtaaaaatatacttaaaatgCTATCATCCTAAATAGAAAttgaaaatgctatttttgcCTAACAAAACGACACGATTGGGCCATTGCTATTTAGCTGATATATACCTACCTCTGAATGatagctttttaatttcttataaaTATACGAATCTTCTGTTGTGTACAAATACATACACAAAACTAGACTATATTTAATGTAGTTGaaattttcctatttaattCAGTCAGTTGGAATTTAATGCATAGGCATATACTGGAATAAAACAGAGATCGTGtgtgtaatatattttatagatGTCTACACTTGCACATGCATGCATGGATGGATGTGTGcttctgtgttggttttgtagctttttaaaactgcatttgtttttcaaagaagaGAACTACTGTCTGATATATTTGATCAGATAACTCTGTTATGGtcattttcacaattttttttgaTCTCCTCAAACATCTATAAATCAGGTAATTCCTGTTGGAGAGAGCAAAATTCATTGcctttattacattttttattacCTGGTTTTGCACTGCTGATAGTATAAGGAAAAGTGAAGGAGAAGAAGACACAACCCAAACAGTCAAAATCATCCTCTGTAAAAAGAGTGGTGCTATGTTGTCTTTGAGTTCACTGTGTTCTCTAGGACTCAGCAGGTCATGTCCAACCTTACAACTACCCAGTTCAGGTCCATGCTTCCACGCTCCATGGCAGAAATGCCTTCCTCTCTTCACCACCTCTCCAGTGCCATGGTGGTCAGGGAAGGCAGGTTTACAAGCCAGAAAGGAGCTCTGGTATGTTCAGCCAGATGCCCAAACTGGAAACCCTGAGGACTAGGACTGAGAACTAAACTGCTACATCCACTTGCCCCTTGGTCTGGAGGTGGCCCTGTGCTCTTCTGTGAAATTCAGAACTATAGTATCAACACCAGGAAACTTTTCCATGGAGCCCAGAGAATTGTTTTTGCAAGACAGACTTGAAGAAAGGTTTTGGTATCACAGtcatttttaaactgatgcTCAGCTGCCAACATCTGCCATGTCCACCAGCACCTAAAGATCAACATCCTAATCACTGCCATTGTCTCATGCTGTTGTTTCCCTATAGCATGGCCAAAACCACAACATGTATCAGTAAGACCCAGCAGTGTAGCTGCAAatactgctttctgcagctcaggTATGTGGAGCAGTCTATCCATGGCACAGAGCTCTGCACAGGCCAACAGGCATCTGTATTTGAGAAACAGGGCTGAAGGCAGAGAGTCCTCAACTTGTAGGGGTCAAGAGAATGACGAATGCATGACAGAGAACTGCTTTCTGGAGACAGGTCTAGCTTTTGTCAGTAGATGAAGACAAAGTCCTCTACCGGTATCTCCCACCACTATCATATCAGCTGTCCTTCAAGTACGGGATTCTTTCAAAAGTTCGTatctgagagagaaataaataaaggctGGGAGACTAAGAGCAGAAGTTTCTTGTTTGCTCTCGGCCTTCTGAAGCCCCAGACATGTGCCTCTGAGCACTGATCTGGAGGTAGGGAGAAATGGGCTGCCCACGAATCAGCCCCTCAGGAAGCTTAAGAGCTGGATCTCAACCACCCTGATGTCTCTGCACCATCAAGCTCCCTCGGATGAGGATGAGAAGGACAGAAAGGCAGTTGCTGAGAGAACTGGTGGACCACCAACCGGCAAGAACTGTCTTGTCACCTGGTTCCTGTTGAAGGTTTAACCATATtcatcagaaatatttacagtCTGTCAAATCTGTATGTTTCTCCAGAAAGTTGCTATCAGCTCCAACATCTAGTACTTCACTGAACTAGACTCTGAAACAGGACAGCTGCAAAATCCTATTTAAAGCTCTTAAGCTTCAGTTCCTTGGAAAGAAATGGTTGCTTCACcacatttttagctttttcctctcctcttatATGCACCTCCTCACTGCTCTTTGCCAGGCCAGTCATATAGCACTCCATTCCTTCAACCTCATTCCCTGCAATTTATAGTAAAATGTATGAATATGTAAGACAATGTTACTTTTGGTCCAAGAAAGaagctttttaaataatatgttAAAGCCAAAGctgtaaaagaaatcagaaaatcttCCCAGAATGAATCCACACTTTCTGTCACCTATATAACATTTACAAGAGTGTAGAGATATTTAAGCAGTAAAGATCCTATCCTCCACAGAAAAACATAGGTAGTCTTGAGTCTTATTAACATCTTCAGTGTGAAGAAAGGGCAAAGAAACACATTTGAGAAATGTCCTTTAGTACCGCTTGCTATGTTTTAGCTGTCACTGTGAGCTGTTCGGTATCACACATAAAGCATTcatgaggaaaaacagaaacagtttcTACCTGtcaaggaaacaaagaacatTGTGCAAGCTAGTACTATGGAGCGCAGGTACTGCAAAGCAATGCCATTTCACTTCTTTGACAGTTAGGATGATAATCAACAAAGCAAATGGACCAACACTAAGAATAGAAGTTCTAGCAGTATTTTTTGCTCTCTAATGGCATATAGCACGTGTCAAGGAAgtagagaaaagaataaaaaattgtaGGTAAGCATAGCGGAGGACCCATCAACTGGAGATGAAATCCAAGAAATCAAAAGCATCTACAGTCTGAGCAGAAAAAGGGCTCTCCCTGCACATCCCCTCatcacaacaaaaaaaacctgcactGCCAGAGCTCCAGTTAGGAATCATAATGAAATTTGTCAGCTGTGTTGGATAGACCAAGGGACTGCCTGCTGAACCCGCAAAGCCGTGGTTTTCTTCACTAATAACCTGTGCCAGACTCCTGACaagcacacaaatattttccGCAGGTGGTGCACAACAGCATGCAACTAAGCAGGTACCTGAATGACAACCCTAAGCTCAGCAGGTGTGCTTGAAAATTAACATCACTTTACACAGCAATTGCGTTTTTCGTGTAATTAGGTACTTAACTGGGCATCCAAATACAGGCACATGTAATAAATTatgatttatttaataataatctTGTGTTCTGTCCTTCACCTGCTACAAATATCTTTGCCATGGagttatatttaatttttagacTCATGTTctattctttctctgttttttgtgtgtgtggacaTTGCCATATCCAAGTATAACCCATTCCCCTTTTATAGACACCTATACAGAATATTAAAAGACTACAAAATAATATTGTTATGGAAAAATTTACTTACACAATCAGATCTGAGTCATATTGGCTCCTCTAAGACCCActaaaaaaatgctgaatctattctttccttcctgaacTCTGGTATGAATGACCAGGATATCCAAATGAGTTACTGGAGCTGCATCTTCACTACCTACTTTTACTAGACATGAAATATTAGTGGCCAAATGCCTGTACTTTAGCAATTTCTGGCTATTCTGAATGTtggtctggttttgggggggggtttgtttggggttttttttttgtttggttgttgttttttttttaattgtcactTTATTGTGGCCAGTACCTGCTTTTCACTGACCTATGAGCGTCTGTAGCATACTCACTGCTGGCTGCATTTGCAGTACtgagattactttttttccagagttatGACCCAATTTCTATTCCTCCCTGTGCAGGTGAATGTTTCTCTGGATTGCTATTCATCTGATCAAATTTAGATGCCTATAGTAGTTGCTTAGATTTTCTTTACAACCACTGGAAAGAAATAAGCACTTTTAGAGACTTAATCACCTCTTCTTAAAGCAGCTGTCTAAAACAAGAGCAATAAAGAAGTGAGATGTAAAAGtacctctttcttttcattgcatACAGAGGGTATTAGTGGTGGCTATCTTAATTCTTAAGAGATGTTCCTCTAGGAAGATGACACAGCCAacagcccagctgaagtgccTCCACTCTAATGCacgcagcatgggcaacaaacaggaggagttgGAAGCCACCATGCTGCTAGAAAGCTATGACCTAGTTGCCATTACTGAAACTTGGTGGGATGAATCCCATGAGTAGAGTGCAGCTATCGATGGCTACAGGCTGTTCAGAAGGGAcaggcaaggaaggaagagTGGAAGGGTTGTCTTCTACATCAAGAAATGGATGGAGTGTGGAGAGCTGTCTCTGAAGAATAGCCACGAGCAAGTTGAAagcttatgggtaagaattAGAGACTAGGCAACAAAGGTTGGTGTGGTTGGTGTCTACTACAGGCCTCCTGATCAAGGGGAGCCTATTGATGAAACCCTCTTACTCCAGCTACAGGAGGCATTGTGCTCACAGGCTCTTATCCTGCTAGTGGACTTCAGCCACCCcaacatctgctggaaaagaagTATGGTGAGCTGTAGGCAATCCAGGAGgctcctggaatgcattgaggATAACTTGTTAAGCCAGGTAATAGACAGCCTTATCAGAGGGGATGCAGTACTGGACCTGTTGGTCACCAATGCAACTGAGCTAATTTGTGACGTCAAGActggaggcagcctgggctgcagtgatcTTGCAATGGTGGAGTTTGCAGTCCTGAGGGGTCAGGTGAAGAGTAAGGTGAGGACCTTGAATTTTAGGAAAGTAAACTTCCAGCCGTTTAAGGAGTTAGTCAATAGGACCCCCTGGGAAGCTGGCCTCAGGGACAAGGGAGCAGAACTGAGCTGGCAGATCTTTAAGGATGCATTCGTTAGGGTGCAAGAGTTCTTGATCCCCAGgtgtaagaaatcaggaaaggaaggcaagaaacCGACATGGCTGAGTCGagacctgctggtcaaactaaagggcaaaaaggaaatgcacaggcagtggaagcagggacaggtatgCTGGGAAGAGTATAGGGATAGGGACTCTGCCTAgttgtgtagggatggggtcaggaaggccaaGGCATGGCTGAAGCTGAACTTGGCAATGCAAAGAATAACAAGGGCTTCTACAggtatgtcagccagaaaaggaaggtcaaatAAAGCATCCTCCCCCTGATGAACAAGACTGGCAAACTGGTAACaatggagaagactgaggtactcggcaacttttttgcctcagtcttcactgacaAATTCTCTTCCCACACCTCTTGAGTGGATGGACTGCAAGATGGGGACTAGGGGAGCAAAGTCCCtcccactgtaagagaagatcagaTTTTGTGACCGTCACCTGAGGAACCTAAACATACataagtctatgggacctgatgagatgcatcccagggtcctgagggaattgACTGACGTAGTTGCCAAGCTACTctccatgatatttgaaaagtcatggcagtcaggtgaagtccctggtgactggaaaaagggaaacattgcactCATTTTTACAAAGGGTAGAAAGGATGACCCTGGGAACTACCGAcctgtcagtctcacctctatgcctgggaagatcatggaacagatcctcctagaagctatgctaaggcacatggaggatAGGGAGGTGATTCAAGatagccagcatggcttcaccaagggcaagtcctGCTTGACCACCCTACCGGACTTTtatgatggagtgactacatcagtggacaagggaagagctatgTAATCTATCTGGACTTCCATAAAGCCTTTGACATGGTCCTCCagaacatccttctctctaaattggagagatgtggatttgatgg comes from Grus americana isolate bGruAme1 chromosome 2, bGruAme1.mat, whole genome shotgun sequence and encodes:
- the ZNF804B gene encoding zinc finger protein 804B, with amino-acid sequence MACYLVISSRHLSNGHYRGIKGVFRGPLCKKGSRSPDYAEKEKAAAKALEDVKANFYCELCDKQYHKHQEFDNHINSYDHAHKQRLKDLKQREFARNVASKSWKDEKKQEKALKRLHQLAELRKQSECITGSGPLLKAPRLVMEKQQSPDGIFLYKGSKITTSSQRTTTSEGQGFSSSVLEKQQLIISRYQSPTERPHALGNQVSQVFPDSTNTSQRAGVSFSFSKKVPLKLESSASVFSENSEEGNDCSESLNHKTKQALEGCRSGTFLEEDVKASLDKGPPITQDQMDLDNSASSHVAAKLKMLKENDKSSDRELEEKVSAHPSFSKVKIQLSNSDFSGSLREPEQESKLNESEQLLESLVSPSCQASNFCTQLNTYKHSNAHLPDQLPELPQEPEPQLACTSNINDNPVAVKRERSLESSETTNGNMEKLPRETVVKEVKPQALPFLHVVSKDGTTALQWPTELLLFTKTEPCISYGCNPLYFDFRLSLNHRDGKQHETNKASCKEHSINKTADENEASGLIKHKQMSNEQDNQLLKPKKMKGSLNPRKTKQKAESDIGKEMSENGQKCIADYLNENIPKVPAYLDVSQKDYVTEKGLHTTTLRRPSKHHFHSCERKKQNIRNESISFSAFMSRIKKSKAAKCHLIYSEENRENQNDCRSIQDVASCSSDISDSGKDSSGSFLSYKSCSNSRYSENEGCGSYTRCWRFPSPQKSSSDRRSSYSDTSVSGTSSYMSYTSPTLNNHSRNHLLFCCKKKSKTAERHKCKHRKHKCIFTSDDTDRDYLCRSRSHRTRNCTQRGTIKYQRYSRQKVLQHRDRSKHSRRRHRHFGKVHSRSRSYRSSKSCSARDSGSSERSSSSRISRSSSSGSLSKETDNCDNKTKEDAERGSNTELGKAETAHCNSMNANGQSKNFATCSSETLAKDVCGKRKSLTAKLLLERVQSKKTQEQMHNSDRFSNTCEVELKNHSQSHFALQFPSSVDDIAMLPLPEKLLSIGKNDTGHNEISSLENSVTKNNFEASEVTNVALSTGTDYDHCLFKDIIQIGTGYQSPSIKRSTAIKEQSNLFISEVQPFIQSCDPVPNDFPGAFPSNRYSVVDNSTETKEELHDVNMDLNRAEGSSDSLCDNAMQKYADTVNDLEVYSKSTSPPLTQQPITFSPEEVDKYRLLQLQAQQHMQKQLLAKHLKALPAPGPAAFSATPAVPALPVQQHATVTTIHHTLLQRFAVSSSVHPHGSHLSLAHLHPLSQAHFAPISLSPLAPALIPTHPALLTGHPLHLVSNTPLHPSPLTFPALPHAAYIPALFTPHLNAATPSAVHPNPLVHPLFQGQEPHHHSCSSQIQQLPTIKEVFSVSSYLN